One genomic region from Desulfovibrio oxyclinae DSM 11498 encodes:
- a CDS encoding efflux RND transporter periplasmic adaptor subunit gives MAAVDDEFEVPVVEPRGAVDTFVARRAARQAVLTGFTRARNTMTLVAEVDGRVERVFADVGDTIGEDGRFAELDDTFVRLDLENNRAEQGRLKSELAYHRKEMERYRELVKGRTAAQSTLDNNVRAHDTTLQQLKALQVEERRLQERLVRHIIKAPKGWKVKHRELEPGEWVTRGQTAATLGNYSTLLVPFALSSREFSVLKKMGEAIELRLPDEGGTVTAHVERVAPGYDPETRKINVDLEIASGDIVMRGGIRTELLLPLPDPGGAVLVPRSALLKAYEEFFLVRPEGGRVRVMLLGGRPEGTVRVSSPDVRPGDRFLTEPDGGGGRD, from the coding sequence GTGGCCGCTGTCGACGATGAGTTTGAAGTTCCGGTGGTGGAGCCGCGGGGTGCGGTGGATACTTTTGTGGCGCGCAGGGCGGCGCGTCAGGCTGTCCTTACCGGGTTCACCCGTGCCCGGAACACCATGACGTTGGTGGCGGAGGTCGATGGGCGTGTGGAGAGGGTTTTTGCGGATGTGGGGGATACCATCGGCGAGGATGGGCGGTTCGCGGAGCTGGATGATACGTTTGTACGGCTCGACCTGGAGAACAACCGTGCGGAGCAGGGGCGGCTGAAGAGTGAGTTGGCGTATCATCGCAAGGAGATGGAGCGGTATCGGGAGTTGGTGAAGGGGCGGACGGCGGCGCAGTCTACTTTGGATAACAACGTGCGCGCGCATGACACGACGCTTCAGCAGCTCAAGGCGTTGCAGGTTGAGGAGCGCAGGCTTCAGGAGCGGTTGGTGCGGCATATCATCAAGGCCCCGAAGGGGTGGAAGGTCAAGCACCGGGAGCTGGAGCCGGGCGAGTGGGTGACTCGTGGGCAGACCGCGGCGACGCTCGGCAATTATTCAACGTTGCTGGTGCCGTTTGCCCTGAGCAGTCGTGAGTTTTCTGTTTTGAAGAAAATGGGTGAGGCCATTGAGCTGCGTCTGCCTGATGAGGGAGGGACGGTTACGGCTCACGTGGAACGGGTTGCGCCGGGGTACGATCCCGAGACCCGCAAGATCAACGTGGACCTTGAGATAGCATCGGGGGACATTGTGATGCGCGGGGGCATCCGCACGGAGTTGCTGTTGCCGTTGCCTGATCCGGGAGGGGCGGTGCTGGTGCCTCGTAGCGCGCTGCTCAAGGCGTATGAGGAATTCTTTCTGGTCCGCCCGGAAGGGGGGCGTGTGCGGGTAATGCTTCTTGGCGGCCGTCCCGAGGGGACGGTCCGGGTTTCTTCGCCGGACGTTCGTCCCGGGGACCGTTTCCTGACGGAGCCTGACGGTGGCGGAGGTCGCGACTGA